One Rhinoraja longicauda isolate Sanriku21f chromosome 21, sRhiLon1.1, whole genome shotgun sequence genomic region harbors:
- the LOC144603803 gene encoding cytochrome P450 2K1-like — protein sequence MALGSAFPLDAATLLILGALSLSLLLYFRRGSKCPGALNLPPGPPPLPIIGHLHLLDLKKPHESLMELSEKYGPIFSIKLGTMKAVVLTGYETVKDALINHPDVFGGRAHVPIFEEVAKGHGIIFGHGDSWKQMRRFTVSTLRDFGMGRKTIEDKITEETHFLIKMFESHKGQEFNPTFKLNAAVANILCSIVFGDRFDYDDERFNILVKGINENIQLAGSPTIQIYNAFPILRFLGSRNKLLQNNSSNCGIIKNLINENDQKLDANNPRGFIDTYLLKQNQESGNPNTYFHEKNLLYTTSNLFAAGMETTSTTLRWAMLLMMKYPHVQEKVHEEIIGIIGSERSPRAEDRTSLPYTNAVIHEVQRFGNIVPMNIMHSTTADVNFRGYFIPKDTPVIPLLTSVLFDKTQWENPRDFNPSNFLDADGKFVKRDAFAPFSMGRRACAGETLARVELFLFFTTLIQKFRFQVPPNVNNLELVSGVGFTSFPKYQNVCAVCPSNQWCLHDYNGNEPSSPVAALQRMQRRRLRFDPDYGCCTVRSLYILPVICVGFLRDLRFPPTLQRRTVVYKLPPGPSPLPLIGNLHTLDLKMLHKSLTELAEQYGPVFTIQLGLEKVVVLTGYKAVKEALVDQADEFAERAKIPVLEMQANGYGISFGHGESWKQMRRFTLTTLRNFGMGKKTIEDKITEEAKYLVQEMESHQDQPFDTSVPVTSAMANIICSIVFGERFDYRDEVFLTITKLIRENFNLLGSSRVQMYNAFPFLGFLPGTHKKIFQNRTQMVQLILNFYEEHQKTLNENDVGSLIDAFLVKREEPDTTGSK from the exons CTGTCTGAGAAGTACGGCCCAATCTTCAGCATCAAGCTTGGAACCATGAAGGCTGTGGTCTTGACTGGATACGAGACCGTGAAGGATGCTCTCATCAACCATCCCGATGTGTTTGGAGGAAGAGCTCACGTCCCAATATTTGAAGAAGTGGCCAAGGGTCATG GCATAATCTTTGGTCATGGAGACTCTTGGAAGCAGATGCGAAGGTTCACTGTATCCACTCTGCGCGACTTTGGAATGGGCAGGAAAACTATCGAAGATAAAATCACTGAAGAAACCCATTTCCTCATTAAAATGTTTGAATCCCACAAAG GCCAAGAATTTAATCCAACCTTCAAGTTGAACGCTGCAGTGGCCAATATACTCTGCTCGATAGTTTTTGGTGATAGATTTGATTACGACGATGAAAGGTTCAACATTTTAGTCAAAGGAATTAATGAAAACATACAACTTGCCGGTTCCCCTACGATACAG ATTTACAATGCATTTCCTATCCTAAGATTTCTTGGCTCACGCAACAAATTGCTGCAAAATAATAGTTCAAATTGTGGAATCATCAAGAACCTTATAAATGAAAATGATCAGAAACTAGATGCAAACAACCCAAGGGGCTTCATTGATACGTACTTGTTAAAACAGAACCAG GAGTCAGGTAATCCAAACACATATTTCCATGAAAAGAATCTGCTCTACACGACATCCAACCTGTTTGCTGCTGGGATGGAGACGACTTCCACCACACTTCGTTGGGCCATGCTGCTGATGATGAAGTACCCCCACGTACAGG AGAAAGTTCACGAGGAAATCATCGGTATCATTGGGTCAGAACGGTCGCCCAGAGCTGAAGACCGGACGAGTTTGCCCTACACCAACGCGGTGATCCATGAAGTCCAGAGATTTGGCAACATTGTCCCAATGAACATCATGCATTCAACAACAGCAGATGTAAACTTTCGAGGATATTTCATCCCAAAG GACACTCCCGTGATCCCCTTGCTGACCTCGGTGCTTTTCGATAAAACTCAGTGGGAAAACCCAAGAGACTTTAACCCTTCCAACTTTCTGGATGCTGACGGGAAGTTTGTGAAGAGAGACGCTTTTGCTCCATTCTCCATGG GACGCAGGGCCTGTGCTGGAGAAACCCTGGCCAGGGTGGAGCTCTTCCTGTTCTTTACCACTCTGATACAGAAGTTCCGGTTTCAAGTCCCCCCGAATGTGAACAATCTGGAGCTTGTATCTGGTGTGGGCTTCACATCATTCCCGAAGTACCAAAATGTGTGCGCTGTTTGTC CGAGCAATCAATGGTGCCTCCATGACTACAATGGAAACGAGCCTTCAAGTCCC gttgctgctttacagcgaatgcagcgccggagactcaggttcgatcctgactacgggtgctgcactgtaaggagtttgtacattctccccgtgatctgcgtgggttttctccgagatcttcggtttcctcccacactccaaagacgtacag TCGTTTACAAGCTGCCACCAGGTCCGTCTCCTCTGCCGTTGATCGGGAACCTACACACACTCGACCTGAAGATGCTGCACAAGAGCCTCACGGAG TTGGCTGAGCAGTATGGACCTGTCTTCACCATTCAGCTGGGACTGGAAAAAGTGGTGGTCCTGACGGGATACAAAGCAGTGAAGGAGGCTCTGGTGGATCAGGCGGATGAGTTtgcagagagagcaaagattCCCGTGTTGGAAATGCAGGCGAACGGTTATG GAATTTCCTTTGGACATGGAGAGTCGTGGAAGCAAATGCGAAGATTTACTTTAACGACACTACGCAATTTTGGAATGGGCAAGAAAACGATCGAAGATAAGATTACTGAAGAGGCCAAATATCTGGTGCAAGAGATGGAATCTCACCAAG ACCAACCCTTTGATACCTCCGTGCCTGTTACCTCAGCCATGGCCAACATTATCTGCTCTATAGTGTTTGGAGAACGATTTGACTACAGGGACGAAGTATTCCTCACCATAACAAAACTGATTCGTGAAAATTTTAATCTGCTTGGATCTTCCAGAGTCCAG ATGTACAACGCGTTTCCTTTCCTTGGCTTTCTACCGGGCACGCACAAGAAAATCTTTCAAAATCGAACACAAATGGTTCAGCTCATCCTGAATTTCTACGAAGAGCATCAGAAAACTCTGAATGAGAATGATGTTGGTAGCTTGATCGATGCTTTCTTGGTAAAACGAGAAGAG CCTGATACCACTGGTTCCAAATGA